The Cupriavidus necator N-1 DNA window CACGGGCTGGCGCAGTCGATCTTCCAGGTCGGCGGCAACGGCGGCAGCGCCATGGGGCCGCTGCTGGCCGCGCTGATCGTGCACCAGCAGGCCAGCCTGGCTTGGTTCTCGCTGGCGGCGCTGGTGGGCATGGTGGTGCTGTGGCGCATCGGCGGCTGGTATGCGCGCCAGCTGGCGCAGGGCGCGCGCAAGCGCAAGGCCGCGGGCGCGGTGGCCAGCCCGGTGCCCACGCGCGTGGTGGTGCGAGCCATGGTGGTGCTGATGGTGCTGGTGTTCTCCAAGTACTTCTACATGGCCAGCCTGACCTCTTACTACACCTTCTACCTGATGGAGCGCTTCGGGCTGGCGCGCCAGGACGCGCAGCTGCACCTGTTCATGTTCCTGGCCGCGGTGGCGGCGGGCACCATCCTGGGCGGCCCGATCGGCGACCGCATCGGCCGCAAGCGCGTGATCTGGGCGTCGATCCTGGGCGTGGCGCCGTTCACCCTGATGCTGCCGCACGTGGGCCTGTTCTGGACCACGGTGCTGACCTTCATCATCGGCTTTATCCTGGCCTCGGCGTTCTCGGCGATCCTGGTGTTCGCGCAGGAGCTGATTCCCGGCAAGGTGGGCATGGTGTCGGGCCTGTTCTTCGGCTTTGCCTTCGGCATGGGTGGCATCGGCGCCGCGGTGCTGGGGGGCATGGCCGATACGCACGGCATCCGCGCGGTGTACGAGTACTGCGCCTACCTGCCGCTGCTGGGCCTGCTGACGGTCTTCCTGCCCGACCTGCGCGAGCGTCCGCAGCGGGCCTGACGCTCAGGCCGGTTCGTTGCCTTCGCCGCCACCGCCCAGTGGCGGCTCGAACATGCGCAGCCAGCGGCGCAGCAGCGCGGCCAGCTGCGCGCGCTCGGCCGCGGTCAGGTCCGCCAGCAGGCGGTGCTCATTGGCCACGTGCAGTTCCAGCGCGCGGTCGACGCGTTCGCGTCCGGCCTCGGTCAGTTCCACCAGCAGCCCGCGCCGGTCTTCCGGATTGGGCTGGCGCCGCACCAGCCCGGCCCGCTCCAGGTGGTCGAGCCGGTTGGTCATGGTGCCCGAAGTGATCATCAACGAACCGATCAGCGCGCCCGGCGACAGCGCATACGGCGGCCCCGCGCGCCGCAGCGTCGCCAGCACATCGAATTCCCACGGCTGCAGGCCGGTTTCTCCAAGCGCGGCTTCAATGGCGCGGCTGGTATGGCGGTTGAGCCGTCCCAGCCGGCCGATCACGCCCATCGGCGAGGCATCCAGGTCCGGGCGCTCGCGCGCCCATTGGGCGAGAATGCCGTCGACGTGGTCAGGCGTGTCTTCGGGTTTGCGGCGGGTAGTCATCGAGGAGCAGGCGTGCGGATACGCGGGTGGCAGGAACACCGAAGTATCTTGACATCAAACAATCGGCTTCGTAAAGTTGATTTATCTTGATATCAAGAAACTTGAAATGAAGACGACTGCATCCTCCATCCGGACCGCTCCCGGTGGCGTGACCGTCAGGGACATCCTGCTGACCGGGCTGGCCCCGGGCATCTGGGGCAGCACCTACCTGGTCACCAGCCAGTGGCTGCCGCCG harbors:
- a CDS encoding MFS transporter is translated as MSTTIDSAPAGATPSATSPQAERTGFRVLSAISFAHFLNDMIQSLILAIYPMLKGGFNLSFTQIGLLTMTYQVTASLLQPVVGLYTDKHPKPHSLAIAMAFTLAGLLLLSVAPTYGVLLVAAALVGTGSSIFHPESSRVARMASGGQHGLAQSIFQVGGNGGSAMGPLLAALIVHQQASLAWFSLAALVGMVVLWRIGGWYARQLAQGARKRKAAGAVASPVPTRVVVRAMVVLMVLVFSKYFYMASLTSYYTFYLMERFGLARQDAQLHLFMFLAAVAAGTILGGPIGDRIGRKRVIWASILGVAPFTLMLPHVGLFWTTVLTFIIGFILASAFSAILVFAQELIPGKVGMVSGLFFGFAFGMGGIGAAVLGGMADTHGIRAVYEYCAYLPLLGLLTVFLPDLRERPQRA
- a CDS encoding MarR family winged helix-turn-helix transcriptional regulator; amino-acid sequence: MTTRRKPEDTPDHVDGILAQWARERPDLDASPMGVIGRLGRLNRHTSRAIEAALGETGLQPWEFDVLATLRRAGPPYALSPGALIGSLMITSGTMTNRLDHLERAGLVRRQPNPEDRRGLLVELTEAGRERVDRALELHVANEHRLLADLTAAERAQLAALLRRWLRMFEPPLGGGGEGNEPA